The following coding sequences are from one Brienomyrus brachyistius isolate T26 chromosome 15, BBRACH_0.4, whole genome shotgun sequence window:
- the nppc gene encoding C-type natriuretic peptide, giving the protein MNISHLAACGVLITLLCISTEAKPLTEAQQKSLRSLLGEELSKHLASEEWERKLENMRSRARLLRDLRLDTRAKGMWARILNEQPSARRHKAGTKKGGSTSRGGCFGHKMDRIGTISGMGC; this is encoded by the exons ATGAATATCTCCCATTTGGCGGCTTGTGGAGTATTGATCACCTTGCTTTGCATCAGCACAGAGGCAAAACCTTTAACGGAGGCACAGCAAAAG TCCCTCAGAAGTCTGCTGGGAGAGGAGCTTTCTAAACACCTGGCATCTGAGGAGTGGGAGAGGAAGCTGGAAAACATGAGGTCCAGAGCACGCCTCTTGCGGGATTTGAGGCTGGACACCCGCGCCAAAGGGATGTGGGCCCGGATCCTGAATGAGCAGCCCAGCGCACGGAGACACAAAGCGGGGACAAAGAAGGGGGGCTCCACGTCCCGGGGCGGTTGCTTCGGACAcaaaatggacagaataggcaccATCAGTGGTATGGGCTGTTAG
- the ncl gene encoding nucleolin isoform X2 produces MVKLAKTEKKQKPPKKKPPPPKKVEEEEDSEDVSEEEETPPPKIVSKKTPAKGTKNGKAAKKEESEEDDSEDESEEEPPPPPKRGKATPAKAAPPKKAAPPKAEESDDEDDDDDDDESEEEAPPPKKGTPAKVPAKATPAKAAPAKEESEEEEDDDDDEDESEEEMDTTPASASKAKKTGMVKAKEESDEEDDDDEEDDDDDEEDDEAEPVVTPAKRKAESKKDTPPAKKAKSEGEGFCLFVGNLNMDKDFDEIKEALGNFFSKKKLEVQQVRLGASKKFGYVDFASEEDLQNALQLNGKKFMGHELKLDRARSKENSAEGKKERDSRTLFVKNLPFSATQEDLKEVFDQAVEIRIPPGNNGSNRGIAYVEFKTEAIAEKMLEEAQGADIQGRCIIVDFTGQKSQKGAKAPAAPAKTLVVNNLAYSVTEDALQSTFEKAVSIRVPQNNGRPKGFAFLEFESAEDAKEALEAMNNTEIEGRTIRLEYSQNSGHKSEGGRGNSGPTKTLFVKGLSEDTTDQTLRDSFEGAVAARIVTDRETGSSKGFGFVDFDNEQDCKAAKEAMEDCEIDGNRVTLDYARPKGDAGHRGGRGGGFGGGFGGGFGGRGGGGRGGRGGFGRGGGFRGGRGGNRGGGRGGFGGGRGGGFGAKPQGKKIKFDD; encoded by the exons ATGGTAAAGCTGGCAAAG ACGGAGAAGAAGCAGAAACCCCCCAAGAAGAAACCACCCCCTCCTAAGAAagtagaggaggaggaggacagtGAAGATGTCAGTGAAGAGGAAGAG aCTCCACCACCAAAAATAGTTTCCAAGAAAACGCCAGCCAAGGGGACTAAAAATGGAAAAGCGGCCAAAAAAGAAGAAAGTGAAGAGGACGACTCCG AggatgaatctgaggaagagcCCCCTCCTCCACCCAAGAGAGGCAAAGCCACCCCAGCAAAGGCGGCTCCACCAAAAAAAGCAGCTCCACCTAAGGCCGAAGAatctgatgatgaagatgatgatgacgacgatgatg AATCTGAGGAAGAAGCTCCACCTCCTAAGAAAGGTACTCCAGCCAAGGTCCCTGCAAAAGCCACCCCAGCAAAAGCAGCTCCTGCCAAGGAAGAgtctgaggaggaggaggatgatgacGACGACGAAGATG AATCTGAAGAAGAGATGGATACCACTCCTGCTTCTGCCAGCAAGGCCAAGAAAACTGGAATGGTCAAGGCCAAGGAAGAGTCAGatgaagaggatgatgatgacgaagaagatgatgatgacgacgaaGAGGACGATGAAGCTG AGCCTGTGGTGACCCCAGCAAAGAGAAAGGCTGAGTCTAAGAAGGACACTCCTCCTGCCAAGAAAGCCAAATCGGAGGGTGAAG GCTTCTGTCTCTTTGTTGGAAATCTGAACATGGATAAAGACTTCGATGAAATCAAGGAAGCACTGGGCAATTTCTTCTCTAAGAAAAAGCTTGAAGTTCAGCAAGTCAGACTTGGAGCGTCCAA GAAATTTGGCTACGTGGATTTTGCTTCTGAAGAGGATCTGCAGAATGCTCTTCAGCTGAATGGAAAGAAGTTCATGGGCCATGAGTTAAAACTGGACAGAGCCAGAAGCAAAGAGAATTCTGCAGAAGGCAAGAAAG AAAGAGATTCGCGCACATTATTTGTGAAGAACCTCCCATTCTCTGCGACACAGGAAGACTTGAAAGAAGTCTTTGACCAGGCTGTAGAAATCAGGATACCTCCTGGAAATAATGGCTCCAACAGAGG AATTGCCTACGTCGAATTTAAAACTGAAGCCATCGCTGAGAAAATGCTGGAAGAGGCCCAGGGTGCAGATATCCAGGGCCGGTGTATCATTGTCGATTTCACAGGACAGAAGAGTCAGAAGGGAGCCAAGGCTCCAG CTGCCCCAGCCAAGACTCTTGTGGTGAACAACTTGGCTTACAGTGTGACTGAAGACGCACTGCAGAGCACGTTTGAGAAGGCAGTGTCGATCAGAGTGCCGCAGAACAACGGCAGGCCAAAGGG TTTTGCGTTTTTGGAGTTCGAGAGTGCCGAAGATGCAAAGGAAGCCCTGGAGGCGATGAATAACACTGAGATCGAGGGCAGGACAATCCGACTGGAGTACAGCCAGAACAGTGGACACAAGTCTGAAGGCGGCAGAGGAAATTCAG GGCCCACAAAGACCCTGTTTGTCAAGGGCCTTTCAGAGGACACCACTGACCAGACTCTGAGAGACTCCTTTGAAGGTGCCGTTGCAGCCAGAATTGTCACAGACAGGGAGACTGGGTCATCTAAAGG GTTTGGCTTTGTAGACTTTGACAACGAGCAGGACTGTAAGGCAGCAAAGGAAGCCATGGAGGACTGTGAGATCGATGGCAACAGAGTGACCCTGGACTACGCAAGGCCAAAGGGTGACGCCGGGCACAGGGGTGGCAGGGGCGGTGGATTCGGTGGCGGATTCGGCGGTGGATTCGGTGGCCGCGGTGGAGGAGGCAGAGGTGGACGTGGCGGTTTCGGGAGAGGTGGTGGTTTCcgtggaggaagaggaggcaaCCGTGGCGGCGGTAGAGGTGGATTTGGAG GGGGTAGAGGTGGTGGATTTGGTGCAAAGCCCCAAGGGAAGAAGATTAAATTTgatgactga
- the ncl gene encoding nucleolin isoform X1: protein MVKLAKTEKKQKPPKKKPPPPKKVEEEEDSEDVSEEEETPPPKIVSKKTPAKGTKNGKAAKKEESEEDDSEDESEEEPPPPPKRGKATPAKAAPPKKAAPPKAEESDDEDDDDDDDESEEEAPPPKRATPAKPPAKATPAKAAPVPAKEESDEDDDDEDEDESEEEAPPPKKGTPAKVPAKATPAKAAPAKEESEEEEDDDDDEDESEEEMDTTPASASKAKKTGMVKAKEESDEEDDDDEEDDDDDEEDDEAEPVVTPAKRKAESKKDTPPAKKAKSEGEGFCLFVGNLNMDKDFDEIKEALGNFFSKKKLEVQQVRLGASKKFGYVDFASEEDLQNALQLNGKKFMGHELKLDRARSKENSAEGKKERDSRTLFVKNLPFSATQEDLKEVFDQAVEIRIPPGNNGSNRGIAYVEFKTEAIAEKMLEEAQGADIQGRCIIVDFTGQKSQKGAKAPAAPAKTLVVNNLAYSVTEDALQSTFEKAVSIRVPQNNGRPKGFAFLEFESAEDAKEALEAMNNTEIEGRTIRLEYSQNSGHKSEGGRGNSGPTKTLFVKGLSEDTTDQTLRDSFEGAVAARIVTDRETGSSKGFGFVDFDNEQDCKAAKEAMEDCEIDGNRVTLDYARPKGDAGHRGGRGGGFGGGFGGGFGGRGGGGRGGRGGFGRGGGFRGGRGGNRGGGRGGFGGGRGGGFGAKPQGKKIKFDD, encoded by the exons ATGGTAAAGCTGGCAAAG ACGGAGAAGAAGCAGAAACCCCCCAAGAAGAAACCACCCCCTCCTAAGAAagtagaggaggaggaggacagtGAAGATGTCAGTGAAGAGGAAGAG aCTCCACCACCAAAAATAGTTTCCAAGAAAACGCCAGCCAAGGGGACTAAAAATGGAAAAGCGGCCAAAAAAGAAGAAAGTGAAGAGGACGACTCCG AggatgaatctgaggaagagcCCCCTCCTCCACCCAAGAGAGGCAAAGCCACCCCAGCAAAGGCGGCTCCACCAAAAAAAGCAGCTCCACCTAAGGCCGAAGAatctgatgatgaagatgatgatgacgacgatgatg AATCTGAGGAAGAAGCTCCACCCCCTAAGAGAGCTACTCCTGCCAAGCCCCCCGCAAAAGCCACCCCAGCAAAGGCAGCACCCGTTCCCGCCAAGGAAGAGTCTGATGAAGACGACGACGATGAAGACGAAGATG AATCTGAGGAAGAAGCTCCACCTCCTAAGAAAGGTACTCCAGCCAAGGTCCCTGCAAAAGCCACCCCAGCAAAAGCAGCTCCTGCCAAGGAAGAgtctgaggaggaggaggatgatgacGACGACGAAGATG AATCTGAAGAAGAGATGGATACCACTCCTGCTTCTGCCAGCAAGGCCAAGAAAACTGGAATGGTCAAGGCCAAGGAAGAGTCAGatgaagaggatgatgatgacgaagaagatgatgatgacgacgaaGAGGACGATGAAGCTG AGCCTGTGGTGACCCCAGCAAAGAGAAAGGCTGAGTCTAAGAAGGACACTCCTCCTGCCAAGAAAGCCAAATCGGAGGGTGAAG GCTTCTGTCTCTTTGTTGGAAATCTGAACATGGATAAAGACTTCGATGAAATCAAGGAAGCACTGGGCAATTTCTTCTCTAAGAAAAAGCTTGAAGTTCAGCAAGTCAGACTTGGAGCGTCCAA GAAATTTGGCTACGTGGATTTTGCTTCTGAAGAGGATCTGCAGAATGCTCTTCAGCTGAATGGAAAGAAGTTCATGGGCCATGAGTTAAAACTGGACAGAGCCAGAAGCAAAGAGAATTCTGCAGAAGGCAAGAAAG AAAGAGATTCGCGCACATTATTTGTGAAGAACCTCCCATTCTCTGCGACACAGGAAGACTTGAAAGAAGTCTTTGACCAGGCTGTAGAAATCAGGATACCTCCTGGAAATAATGGCTCCAACAGAGG AATTGCCTACGTCGAATTTAAAACTGAAGCCATCGCTGAGAAAATGCTGGAAGAGGCCCAGGGTGCAGATATCCAGGGCCGGTGTATCATTGTCGATTTCACAGGACAGAAGAGTCAGAAGGGAGCCAAGGCTCCAG CTGCCCCAGCCAAGACTCTTGTGGTGAACAACTTGGCTTACAGTGTGACTGAAGACGCACTGCAGAGCACGTTTGAGAAGGCAGTGTCGATCAGAGTGCCGCAGAACAACGGCAGGCCAAAGGG TTTTGCGTTTTTGGAGTTCGAGAGTGCCGAAGATGCAAAGGAAGCCCTGGAGGCGATGAATAACACTGAGATCGAGGGCAGGACAATCCGACTGGAGTACAGCCAGAACAGTGGACACAAGTCTGAAGGCGGCAGAGGAAATTCAG GGCCCACAAAGACCCTGTTTGTCAAGGGCCTTTCAGAGGACACCACTGACCAGACTCTGAGAGACTCCTTTGAAGGTGCCGTTGCAGCCAGAATTGTCACAGACAGGGAGACTGGGTCATCTAAAGG GTTTGGCTTTGTAGACTTTGACAACGAGCAGGACTGTAAGGCAGCAAAGGAAGCCATGGAGGACTGTGAGATCGATGGCAACAGAGTGACCCTGGACTACGCAAGGCCAAAGGGTGACGCCGGGCACAGGGGTGGCAGGGGCGGTGGATTCGGTGGCGGATTCGGCGGTGGATTCGGTGGCCGCGGTGGAGGAGGCAGAGGTGGACGTGGCGGTTTCGGGAGAGGTGGTGGTTTCcgtggaggaagaggaggcaaCCGTGGCGGCGGTAGAGGTGGATTTGGAG GGGGTAGAGGTGGTGGATTTGGTGCAAAGCCCCAAGGGAAGAAGATTAAATTTgatgactga